One window of the Streptomyces asoensis genome contains the following:
- a CDS encoding sensor histidine kinase, with product MQPRNVWQALIRPGYLLSPWPWRAVAYLLTGAVTGAAVLVGLVAVVAVGGVLAVVLVGLPLLAAVAFAGLPVAALERRRLLLVDADDAPGAHAEPAAPGLRSWLTTRLRERATWRELGHTFLVACLLWPAEALLLTVALFVPLATVATPLLLATVGGGRETKVLKVWTVTGWPAAFGAAALGVLLLAVGGYALGVAAGARAALTRLLVAPRGGDPQARVVELTRSRARLVDAFEGERRRIERDLHDGAQQRLVALTMNLGLARLDAPPGGPLAEQLARAHEEAGAALAELRELIHGIHPQVLADYGLEAAVADAADRSPVPVDMEFARSVPRLPQAVEAAAYFVVREALANVARHSGARRARVRAEHRGGRLLVLEVTDDGRGGADSARGTGLTGLADRVSVLDGRLTLTSPPGGPTLLRVEIPCEPSQPSLPSLPSPPNEPSDRTGTVTEASA from the coding sequence ATGCAACCCCGAAACGTGTGGCAGGCCTTGATCCGCCCGGGTTACCTGCTGTCGCCGTGGCCCTGGCGGGCCGTCGCCTATCTGCTGACGGGGGCGGTCACCGGAGCCGCCGTCCTCGTGGGACTGGTCGCGGTGGTGGCGGTGGGCGGAGTCCTCGCGGTCGTCCTCGTCGGGCTGCCGCTGCTCGCGGCCGTCGCCTTCGCCGGGCTGCCCGTGGCTGCCCTGGAGCGGCGCCGGCTGCTACTCGTCGACGCGGACGACGCGCCCGGCGCGCATGCCGAGCCCGCCGCGCCGGGCCTGCGCAGCTGGCTCACCACCCGGCTCCGGGAACGGGCCACCTGGCGCGAACTCGGCCACACCTTCCTCGTCGCATGCCTCCTCTGGCCGGCCGAGGCACTCCTGCTGACCGTCGCCCTGTTCGTTCCCCTCGCGACGGTCGCGACCCCGCTGCTGCTGGCGACGGTCGGCGGGGGCCGTGAGACGAAGGTGCTCAAGGTGTGGACGGTCACCGGCTGGCCGGCCGCCTTCGGCGCCGCCGCGCTGGGCGTGCTGCTGCTGGCCGTGGGCGGGTACGCCCTCGGGGTGGCGGCGGGCGCCCGGGCCGCGCTGACCCGGCTGCTCGTCGCCCCGCGCGGGGGCGACCCGCAGGCCAGGGTCGTCGAACTGACGCGCTCGCGCGCGCGGTTGGTCGACGCGTTCGAGGGAGAGCGTCGGCGGATCGAACGCGATCTGCACGACGGCGCCCAGCAGCGTCTGGTCGCGCTCACCATGAACCTCGGTCTGGCACGTCTCGACGCCCCGCCCGGCGGCCCCCTCGCCGAGCAGCTCGCCCGTGCCCACGAGGAGGCGGGCGCGGCCCTCGCGGAACTGCGTGAGCTGATCCACGGCATCCACCCCCAGGTGCTCGCCGACTACGGCCTGGAGGCGGCCGTCGCCGACGCGGCCGACCGCTCGCCCGTCCCTGTGGACATGGAGTTCGCCCGGTCGGTGCCGAGGCTCCCGCAGGCCGTGGAGGCCGCCGCCTACTTCGTGGTCCGCGAGGCGCTGGCCAACGTCGCCCGGCACAGTGGTGCGCGGCGCGCACGCGTGCGTGCGGAACACCGGGGCGGGCGGCTGCTCGTCCTGGAGGTGACCGACGACGGCCGCGGCGGCGCCGACAGCGCCCGCGGCACCGGCCTCACCGGTCTCGCGGACCGGGTGTCGGTGCTCGATGGAAGACTGACCCTGACCAGCCCGCCGGGCGGACCGACCCTGCTGCGTGTGGAGATCCCTTGCGAGCCGAGCCAGCCGAGCCTGCCGAGCCTGCCGAGCCCGCCGAACGAGCCGAGCGACCGGACGGGAACGGTCACCGAGGCCTCCGCGTAG
- a CDS encoding MerR family transcriptional regulator codes for MTDKREYRTEELATEAGITVRTLRFYRERKLLAPPRREGRIAWYDDHHLARLRTIAALLERGHTLTGIAELADALDHGRGVADLLGVGGPTEEEPVRLTPEELAARFEGQVTTENLAAALDLGYLGTDGDEIVHISRRLLDVSSALVREGIPLAEVLAAGVRVREHADALATLFTDLILRHATEDDLPRLRPLARSVVEAELSLALDRRLHKTT; via the coding sequence GTGACGGACAAGCGGGAGTACCGAACGGAGGAGCTGGCCACGGAGGCCGGCATCACGGTGCGCACCCTGCGCTTCTACCGCGAGCGCAAGCTTCTGGCGCCACCCCGCCGCGAGGGCCGTATCGCCTGGTACGACGACCATCACCTGGCCCGTCTGCGCACGATCGCGGCGCTGCTGGAACGCGGCCACACCCTCACCGGCATCGCGGAACTGGCGGACGCCCTCGACCACGGCCGCGGCGTGGCCGACCTCCTGGGCGTCGGCGGCCCCACCGAGGAGGAACCGGTCCGCCTGACCCCCGAGGAACTCGCCGCGCGCTTCGAGGGCCAGGTCACCACCGAGAACCTCGCCGCCGCCCTGGACCTCGGCTACCTGGGCACCGACGGCGACGAGATCGTCCACATCAGCCGCCGCCTGCTGGACGTCTCCTCCGCCCTGGTCCGCGAGGGCATCCCACTCGCCGAGGTACTCGCGGCCGGCGTCCGGGTCCGCGAACACGCCGACGCCCTCGCCACCCTCTTCACCGACCTGATCCTGCGCCACGCGACCGAGGACGACCTGCCCCGCCTGCGCCCCCTGGCCCGCAGCGTGGTCGAGGCAGAACTGTCCCTCGCCCTGGACCGACGGCTGCACAAGACGACCTAG
- a CDS encoding flavin-containing monooxygenase translates to MTEHVRVAVIGSGFGGLGAAVRLRREGITDFVVLERAGSVGGTWRDNSYPGCACDVPSHLYSFSFAPNPDWPRTFSGQEHIRAYLEHVTDVFGLRPHLRLDSEVLRMTWDAQELRWDIETSGGRYFADVVVSATGPLSDPKIPEIPGLDTFPGKVFHSARWDHDHDLTGQRVAMVGTGASAIQIVPAVQPDVSRLTLFQRTPPWVMPRMDRPISGAERALHRALPFTTQLRRGLLWGIRELQVQAFTKHPNELGFVEQLARRNMARAIKDPALRARLTPDYRIGCKRILLSSTYYPALTQPNVDVVASGLSEIRGSTLVAADGSEAEVDAIVFGTGFHVTDMPIADRVVGADGRTLAESWKGGMEALRGASAAGFPNWMTIIGPNTGLGNSSMILMIESQLNYMADYLRQLDVLGGRAALDARPSAVHAWNRRVQDRMKRTVWNTGGCTSWYLDGSGRNTTIWPGTTAEFRRATRRVDLAEYEVLRAPVVQKAAEEPDEVTA, encoded by the coding sequence ATGACCGAACACGTACGGGTGGCGGTGATCGGGTCCGGTTTCGGTGGGCTGGGGGCGGCCGTGCGGCTGCGCCGCGAGGGGATCACCGACTTCGTCGTCCTGGAGCGGGCGGGCAGCGTCGGCGGCACCTGGCGGGACAACAGCTACCCGGGGTGCGCCTGTGACGTGCCCTCCCACCTGTACTCCTTCTCCTTCGCGCCCAACCCGGACTGGCCGCGTACCTTCTCCGGGCAGGAGCACATCCGCGCCTATCTGGAGCACGTCACGGACGTCTTCGGGCTCCGTCCGCATCTGCGGCTGGACTCCGAGGTGCTGCGGATGACGTGGGACGCGCAGGAGCTGCGCTGGGACATCGAGACCAGCGGCGGGCGGTACTTCGCCGATGTCGTCGTGTCGGCCACCGGGCCGCTGTCCGACCCGAAGATCCCGGAGATCCCCGGCCTCGACACCTTCCCCGGCAAGGTCTTCCACTCGGCCCGCTGGGACCACGACCACGATCTCACCGGGCAGCGCGTCGCCATGGTCGGCACCGGCGCCTCGGCCATCCAGATCGTGCCCGCCGTCCAGCCCGACGTCTCCCGGCTGACGCTCTTCCAGCGCACCCCGCCCTGGGTGATGCCCCGCATGGACCGGCCCATCAGCGGCGCGGAGCGCGCACTGCACCGCGCGCTGCCCTTCACCACCCAGCTGCGCCGCGGGCTGTTGTGGGGCATACGGGAACTCCAGGTCCAGGCGTTCACCAAGCACCCGAACGAACTCGGCTTCGTCGAGCAGCTCGCCAGGCGGAACATGGCCCGCGCCATCAAGGACCCGGCCCTGCGCGCCAGGCTCACCCCGGACTACCGCATCGGCTGCAAGCGGATCCTGCTGTCCAGCACCTACTATCCGGCCCTCACGCAGCCCAACGTGGACGTCGTCGCGAGCGGGCTGAGCGAGATCCGCGGGTCCACGCTGGTCGCCGCCGACGGCAGCGAGGCCGAGGTCGACGCGATCGTCTTCGGCACCGGCTTCCACGTCACCGACATGCCGATCGCCGACCGGGTGGTGGGCGCCGACGGGCGGACGCTCGCGGAGAGCTGGAAGGGCGGCATGGAGGCCCTGCGCGGTGCCTCCGCCGCCGGCTTCCCCAACTGGATGACGATCATCGGCCCCAACACCGGCCTCGGGAACTCCTCCATGATCCTGATGATCGAGTCCCAGCTGAACTACATGGCCGACTATCTGCGCCAGCTCGACGTACTCGGAGGGCGCGCGGCGCTGGACGCCCGGCCGAGCGCCGTGCACGCCTGGAACCGCCGGGTGCAGGACCGGATGAAGCGGACGGTGTGGAACACGGGCGGCTGCACCAGCTGGTACCTGGACGGGAGCGGCCGCAACACCACCATCTGGCCGGGCACCACGGCCGAGTTCCGGCGGGCCACCCGGCGCGTCGACCTCGCGGAGTACGAGGTCCTGCGCGCACCCGTCGTGCAGAAGGCCGCCGAGGAGCCGGACGAGGTGACGGCATGA
- a CDS encoding ABC transporter ATP-binding protein: MTTHAVQLTSVSRRYGAAGTGVTALDDVTLTLPRGSFTAVMGPSGSGKSTLLQCAAGLDRPTSGSVRIGGTELTGLSERRLTLLRRERIGFVFQSFNLLPALTAEQNVALPLRLAGRRPPRAQIRDALRQVGLADRAGHRPARLSGGQQQRVALARAVITRPEVLFGDEPTGALDSRTGREVLTLLRSLVDEAGRTVVMVTHDPLAASYADRVVFLVDGRVHGELCGADASVEAIATRMAGLETAADGAALSPAGAAC; encoded by the coding sequence ATGACCACACACGCCGTCCAACTGACCTCCGTGAGCAGGCGATACGGTGCCGCGGGCACCGGGGTGACCGCGCTCGACGACGTCACCCTCACCCTCCCCCGGGGCTCCTTCACCGCCGTCATGGGGCCGTCCGGCTCGGGCAAGTCGACGCTGCTCCAGTGCGCCGCCGGGCTGGACCGGCCGACCTCGGGGTCGGTGCGGATCGGCGGTACCGAACTGACCGGGCTGAGCGAACGGCGGCTGACGCTGCTGCGCCGGGAACGGATCGGCTTCGTCTTCCAGTCGTTCAACCTGCTGCCCGCCCTCACCGCCGAGCAGAACGTCGCCCTCCCGCTGCGGCTCGCCGGCCGCCGCCCGCCCAGGGCACAGATCCGCGACGCCCTGCGGCAGGTCGGACTCGCCGACCGCGCGGGTCACCGCCCGGCTCGGCTCTCCGGCGGCCAGCAGCAACGCGTCGCCCTGGCCCGCGCCGTGATCACCCGCCCGGAGGTGTTGTTCGGCGACGAGCCGACCGGCGCGCTGGACTCCCGTACCGGCCGCGAGGTGCTGACCCTCCTGCGCTCCCTGGTCGACGAGGCCGGCCGCACGGTCGTCATGGTCACCCACGACCCGCTCGCCGCCTCCTACGCGGACCGGGTGGTCTTCCTGGTCGACGGCCGCGTCCACGGCGAACTCTGCGGCGCCGACGCGTCCGTGGAGGCGATCGCGACCCGGATGGCGGGGCTGGAGACCGCGGCCGACGGCGCCGCGCTCTCCCCGGCAGGTGCCGCGTGCTGA
- a CDS encoding alpha/beta fold hydrolase, translating into MTSSAEPSSAEPSGKASSGKPSGKDSRVPSRELTAVSADGTLLHVEVHGPETAPAVVLAHGWTCSTAFWAAQIRDLAADHRVIAYDQRGHGRTLPSQACSTDTLADDLEAVLAATLAPGEKAVIAGHSMGGMTVLAAAGRVAFQEHAVAVLLCSTGASGLVAESTVLPLRPGPLRTWLTRHILGSRAPLGPVTPVAKRILKYATMGAGSAPHMVDACARIVHACPRKVRHTWSHVLNLLDLDHGVRELRVPTAVIVGSGDRLTPPVHARRIAAALPHCVGLTELPGLGHMTPVEAPDLVTGRIRELVTTYAQLKEGA; encoded by the coding sequence ATGACCTCCTCCGCCGAGCCCTCCTCCGCCGAGCCCTCCGGCAAGGCCTCCTCCGGCAAGCCCTCGGGCAAGGACTCCCGCGTGCCTTCGCGTGAGCTCACCGCCGTCTCCGCCGACGGCACGCTCCTGCACGTCGAGGTCCACGGTCCCGAGACCGCGCCCGCCGTCGTCCTCGCCCACGGCTGGACCTGCTCGACCGCGTTCTGGGCGGCCCAGATCCGGGACCTCGCCGCCGACCACCGGGTCATCGCCTACGACCAGCGCGGCCACGGACGCACCCTGCCGAGCCAGGCGTGCAGCACCGACACCCTCGCCGACGACCTGGAAGCGGTCCTCGCCGCGACGCTCGCGCCCGGGGAGAAGGCGGTGATCGCCGGGCACTCCATGGGCGGTATGACGGTGCTGGCGGCAGCCGGCAGAGTCGCCTTCCAGGAGCACGCGGTGGCCGTCCTGCTGTGCAGCACCGGGGCCTCGGGACTGGTCGCCGAGTCCACCGTCCTCCCCCTGCGGCCCGGCCCGTTGCGGACCTGGCTGACCCGGCACATCCTCGGGTCGAGGGCGCCCCTCGGACCGGTCACGCCGGTCGCGAAGCGGATCCTCAAGTACGCCACGATGGGCGCCGGTTCGGCCCCGCACATGGTGGACGCGTGCGCCCGCATCGTGCACGCCTGCCCGCGCAAGGTGCGGCACACCTGGTCGCACGTGCTGAACCTGCTCGACCTCGACCACGGCGTACGGGAGTTGCGGGTGCCCACGGCGGTGATCGTCGGCAGCGGCGACCGGCTCACCCCGCCGGTGCACGCCCGCCGGATCGCCGCCGCGCTCCCGCACTGCGTCGGCCTCACCGAACTGCCCGGCCTCGGCCATATGACGCCGGTCGAGGCACCCGACCTGGTCACCGGCCGGATCCGGGAACTCGTCACCACATACGCACAGTTGAAGGAGGGCGCATGA
- a CDS encoding GNAT family N-acetyltransferase encodes MNIRPVAFDHPDAVKLNDEVQAEYHERYGDGGDATVLEPSDFQRPRGVYLIAYDELDRPVATGGWRSQDDDGKGHEDGDAELKRMFVIREMRGRGLARRMLTALEEDAREAGRVRMVLETGTEQPEAIALYTSSGYTPCTKFGYYREFENSRCYAKPLGS; translated from the coding sequence ATGAATATACGTCCGGTCGCCTTCGACCACCCCGACGCCGTCAAGCTCAACGACGAGGTCCAGGCCGAGTACCACGAGCGCTACGGCGACGGCGGTGACGCCACGGTCCTGGAGCCGTCCGACTTCCAGCGGCCGCGCGGGGTCTACCTCATCGCGTACGACGAGCTGGACCGGCCCGTGGCCACGGGCGGCTGGCGCAGCCAGGACGACGACGGCAAGGGGCACGAGGACGGCGACGCCGAACTCAAGCGGATGTTCGTGATCCGGGAGATGCGGGGCAGAGGACTGGCCCGGCGGATGCTCACCGCGCTGGAGGAGGACGCGCGGGAGGCCGGCCGCGTCCGGATGGTCCTGGAGACCGGCACCGAGCAGCCCGAGGCCATCGCCCTGTACACCTCCAGCGGGTACACGCCCTGCACGAAGTTCGGCTACTACCGCGAGTTCGAGAACAGCCGGTGCTACGCCAAGCCGCTCGGCTCCTGA
- a CDS encoding exodeoxyribonuclease III, producing the protein MLTVTSVNVNGLRAAAKKGFVEWLADTSADVLCLQEVRAEPGQLPEAVRAPEGWFVTHAPAAAKGRAGVSLYSRREPDAVRIGFGSSEFDGSGRYVEADLPGVTIASLYLPSGEVGTDRQDEKVRFMGEFLAHLKDLRVRAAADGREVLVVGDWNIAHQQADLKNWRSNTKNSGFLPEERDWLTQVFAPTDGGYVDVVRTLHPDVAGPYTWWSYRGRAFDNDSGWRIDLHVSTPTLADKAVKGLVERAATHDERWSDHAPVTVVYNL; encoded by the coding sequence GTGCTGACCGTGACCTCCGTGAACGTGAATGGACTGCGTGCCGCCGCGAAGAAGGGCTTCGTGGAGTGGCTCGCGGACACCTCCGCCGACGTGCTGTGCCTCCAGGAGGTGCGTGCCGAGCCGGGGCAGCTGCCGGAGGCGGTCCGGGCCCCCGAAGGCTGGTTCGTCACCCACGCACCGGCCGCCGCGAAGGGCCGGGCCGGCGTCTCGCTCTACAGCCGCCGTGAGCCGGACGCCGTCCGGATCGGCTTCGGCTCGTCCGAGTTCGACGGCAGCGGCCGTTACGTCGAGGCCGACCTGCCCGGTGTGACGATCGCCTCCCTCTATCTGCCCTCCGGCGAGGTCGGCACCGACCGGCAGGACGAGAAGGTCCGCTTCATGGGCGAGTTCCTGGCTCACCTCAAGGACCTGCGTGTCCGTGCCGCCGCCGACGGCCGCGAGGTCCTCGTGGTGGGCGACTGGAACATCGCCCACCAGCAGGCCGACCTGAAGAACTGGCGCTCCAACACCAAGAACTCCGGCTTCCTCCCGGAGGAGCGCGACTGGCTGACCCAGGTCTTCGCCCCGACGGACGGCGGCTACGTGGACGTCGTGCGGACGCTGCACCCGGACGTGGCGGGGCCGTACACGTGGTGGTCGTACCGGGGCAGGGCGTTCGACAACGACTCGGGATGGCGCATCGACCTTCACGTCTCGACGCCCACCCTCGCGGACAAGGCCGTCAAGGGGCTCGTCGAGCGGGCGGCCACGCATGACGAGCGCTGGTCGGACCACGCTCCGGTGACGGTGGTCTACAACCTATAG
- a CDS encoding ABC transporter permease, which produces MLSVAWHTLRARWAAFVGSFVALALGVALLTVMGQALAASLDAPVRAPERFAAAPVVVRGQDTLRVATPTGERTKELPRPRPVPAEAVAALRALGPVTEDRSFPVRTYGAPAAPDDLVGHPWSTARFAPYRLTAGRAPAATDEVVTSGDWATIGTRLRTADGPLRVVGTVETVRTISEPGPGPGLEHGPGSGPGFGPGFEHAVFYPDAQAARLAPESTQLVVEADAAAVRAAVTGEEGVRILTGDARRLADADPGRDAEALTALNALFGTAGGVTAFVSVFVVASTFAFAVDRRRREFGLLRTAGATPGQIRRTVLAEALLVGTLASATGCVLGTYGAPLLADLVVDGGLAPKWYAIGGTSAGVWPYPLAFWTGLLVALCGALAASWRAGRTAPAQALREASVDGRALTPGRRVCGTALLLAAVATLAYALVTDPGELLHRKSYISRPMLLITAVALLSPLTVRPLVPRLPGAVGLLARAGAVAAVRRTAAVAAPVLVTVALAGSLLGATATIGAARAAEVRQQTVADFVVTPQDGTTLRTGALEKLRQVPGTIVSASSPTAVFTLEDGVALVKSEARAADPALLDATVRLPVTAGRLGDLDDGSIVVTEEWARHRVGQRVRVWLGDGTPKTLRIAAVLSIGTGDNGAYVTPANAGGGGVDRVDVRVRAGADPTAVAARLRAVDGVRVVDKAQWVRAAQPQTNRTTRLGMLLVLGIALLYTGISLANTLAMAAAERRADLTALRLAGATSGQILRLAATEALTAVAVGALLGLIVTAVNLTGLSAALHLLSAPPTIALPWQALTWTTAACALLAVTTALASTTPALRRPRP; this is translated from the coding sequence GTGCTGAGCGTCGCGTGGCACACCCTGCGCGCCCGATGGGCCGCCTTCGTCGGCAGTTTCGTCGCCCTCGCGCTCGGCGTCGCGCTGCTCACCGTGATGGGACAGGCGCTGGCCGCGTCCCTGGATGCGCCGGTGCGCGCGCCGGAGCGGTTCGCGGCGGCGCCCGTGGTGGTCAGGGGCCAGGACACCCTGCGGGTGGCGACCCCCACCGGTGAGCGGACGAAGGAGCTGCCCCGGCCGCGCCCGGTGCCGGCCGAGGCCGTCGCCGCGCTCCGCGCGCTCGGCCCGGTCACCGAGGACCGCTCCTTCCCGGTCCGGACGTACGGCGCACCGGCCGCACCGGACGACCTGGTCGGCCACCCCTGGTCGACGGCCCGCTTCGCCCCCTACCGGCTGACCGCGGGCCGGGCCCCGGCGGCAACCGACGAGGTGGTGACGAGCGGTGACTGGGCGACCATAGGCACCCGACTGCGCACCGCGGACGGCCCGTTGCGCGTGGTCGGAACAGTCGAGACGGTCAGGACGATAAGCGAACCCGGACCCGGACCCGGACTCGAACACGGGCCCGGATCCGGCCCCGGCTTCGGCCCCGGCTTCGAGCACGCCGTGTTCTACCCGGACGCCCAAGCCGCCCGTCTCGCCCCGGAGTCGACCCAGTTGGTCGTGGAGGCGGACGCGGCGGCCGTACGGGCGGCGGTCACGGGCGAGGAGGGCGTACGGATCCTCACCGGGGACGCCCGCCGGCTGGCCGACGCCGACCCGGGCCGGGACGCCGAGGCCCTGACTGCGCTGAACGCCCTGTTCGGCACGGCGGGCGGCGTGACCGCCTTCGTGTCCGTCTTCGTCGTCGCCTCCACCTTCGCCTTCGCGGTCGACCGGCGGCGCCGCGAGTTCGGCCTGCTGCGCACCGCCGGGGCGACACCGGGCCAGATCCGGCGGACCGTTCTGGCGGAGGCTCTGCTGGTCGGCACGCTCGCCTCGGCGACGGGCTGCGTGCTGGGCACGTACGGCGCGCCGCTCCTGGCCGACCTGGTGGTCGACGGCGGGCTCGCGCCGAAGTGGTACGCGATCGGCGGCACATCGGCCGGGGTCTGGCCGTACCCTCTGGCCTTCTGGACGGGCCTGCTGGTCGCCCTGTGCGGTGCGCTCGCCGCGTCCTGGCGGGCCGGACGCACCGCCCCGGCCCAGGCGCTGCGCGAGGCCTCGGTGGACGGGCGCGCGCTGACCCCGGGACGGCGCGTGTGCGGTACGGCGCTGCTGCTCGCGGCGGTCGCGACCCTGGCGTACGCGCTGGTGACCGACCCGGGCGAGCTGCTGCACCGCAAGTCGTACATCAGCCGTCCGATGCTGCTCATCACGGCGGTGGCGCTGCTCTCGCCCCTGACGGTGCGTCCGCTGGTGCCCCGGCTGCCGGGCGCGGTGGGCCTGTTGGCGCGGGCCGGCGCGGTCGCGGCGGTCCGCCGTACCGCCGCGGTGGCCGCGCCCGTCCTGGTCACCGTCGCGCTCGCGGGCTCCCTGCTGGGCGCGACGGCCACGATCGGCGCGGCACGGGCGGCGGAGGTACGGCAGCAGACGGTCGCCGACTTCGTGGTGACCCCGCAGGACGGAACAACCCTGCGGACAGGGGCACTCGAGAAGCTCCGGCAGGTGCCCGGAACGATCGTGTCGGCCAGTTCCCCCACCGCCGTGTTCACGCTGGAGGACGGCGTGGCGCTGGTGAAGTCCGAGGCGCGGGCGGCCGATCCGGCGCTGCTCGACGCCACCGTACGGCTGCCGGTGACCGCGGGGCGGCTCGGCGACCTCGACGACGGGTCGATCGTCGTGACCGAGGAATGGGCGCGGCACCGGGTGGGACAACGGGTGCGGGTGTGGCTCGGGGACGGTACGCCGAAGACCCTCCGGATCGCCGCCGTACTGTCCATCGGCACCGGGGACAACGGTGCCTACGTCACCCCGGCCAACGCGGGCGGCGGGGGCGTGGACCGCGTGGACGTACGGGTGCGGGCGGGCGCCGACCCGACGGCGGTGGCGGCGCGGCTGCGGGCCGTCGACGGGGTGCGGGTGGTGGACAAGGCGCAGTGGGTGCGAGCCGCTCAGCCGCAGACCAACCGGACGACCCGGCTCGGCATGCTGCTCGTCCTGGGCATCGCGCTTCTCTACACCGGCATCTCGCTGGCCAACACCCTGGCCATGGCGGCGGCCGAACGCAGAGCCGACCTGACGGCCCTCCGGCTGGCCGGCGCCACAAGCGGCCAGATACTGCGACTGGCCGCCACCGAGGCACTGACCGCCGTAGCGGTAGGCGCGCTGCTGGGCCTCATCGTGACGGCCGTCAACCTGACCGGCCTGAGCGCCGCACTGCACCTGCTCTCGGCCCCGCCGACAATCGCCCTGCCCTGGCAGGCACTCACCTGGACAACAGCAGCATGCGCCCTGCTCGCCGTCACCACGGCACTGGCATCGACAACACCGGCACTACGCCGGCCCCGGCCGTGA
- a CDS encoding SDR family oxidoreductase yields MSRVSLEGQVAVVTGAARGVGELLARKLSARGAKVALVGLEPDALKQVSERLHSDSYHWYADVTDHEAMARVAAEVKERFGKVDIVVANAGVANGGPFADSDPEAWRRVIEVNLIGSAVTARAFLPLLRESRGYLLQIASLAAITPAPMMTAYCASKSGVEAYAHSLRAEVGHQGVGVGVGYLSWTDTDMVRGADQDEVMRELRQRLPWPSNKTYPLGPAVDRIVAGIERRSSHVYGQWWLRGMQGVRGYLPALIGTVGQREMKRFAPRLHGMRTGLVGAGGSADEQARATQRS; encoded by the coding sequence ATGAGCAGGGTCAGTCTCGAAGGACAGGTCGCCGTCGTGACCGGGGCCGCGCGGGGCGTCGGGGAGCTGCTCGCCCGCAAGCTCTCCGCGCGCGGTGCGAAGGTGGCGCTGGTCGGCCTGGAGCCGGACGCGCTGAAGCAGGTCTCCGAGCGGCTGCACAGCGACAGCTACCACTGGTACGCCGATGTCACCGACCACGAGGCGATGGCCCGGGTCGCGGCGGAGGTGAAGGAGCGCTTCGGCAAGGTGGACATCGTGGTCGCCAACGCCGGTGTGGCCAACGGCGGTCCGTTCGCCGACTCCGACCCGGAGGCCTGGCGCCGGGTCATCGAGGTCAATCTGATCGGCTCGGCGGTCACGGCCCGCGCCTTCCTGCCGTTGCTGCGGGAGAGCCGCGGCTACCTGCTCCAGATCGCCTCGCTCGCCGCGATCACCCCGGCGCCGATGATGACCGCGTACTGCGCGTCCAAGTCGGGCGTGGAGGCGTACGCGCACAGTCTGCGTGCCGAGGTCGGTCACCAGGGTGTCGGCGTCGGCGTCGGTTACCTGTCCTGGACCGACACCGACATGGTGCGGGGCGCCGATCAGGACGAGGTGATGCGGGAGTTGAGGCAGCGGCTGCCGTGGCCGTCGAACAAGACGTACCCGCTGGGGCCGGCCGTCGACCGGATCGTGGCCGGGATCGAGCGGCGCTCGTCGCACGTGTACGGGCAGTGGTGGCTGCGGGGGATGCAGGGGGTGCGCGGCTATCTGCCCGCGCTCATCGGGACGGTGGGCCAGCGCGAGATGAAGCGGTTCGCGCCCCGGCTGCACGGGATGCGGACGGGGCTGGTGGGCGCGGGTGGCTCCGCCGACGAACAGGCGAGGGCTACGCAGCGTAGTTGA
- a CDS encoding response regulator gives MLRDGLTTLLTRFGHEVVAAVGDAPGLLAAVADHTPDIVVTDVRMPPAFQDEGLRAAVRLRAERPGLPVLVLSQYVQRAYAAELLDSGDGTGVGYLLKDRVGQVEEFVDALREVAAGGTVVDPEVVRQLLRRRRDPLARLTPREREVLALVAEGRSNGAIARQLVVSEAAVGKHIGGILTKLDLPPADDTHRRVLAVLAYLRS, from the coding sequence CTGCTGCGCGACGGCCTGACGACGCTGCTCACCCGCTTCGGGCACGAGGTCGTGGCGGCGGTGGGCGACGCGCCGGGTCTGCTGGCGGCGGTCGCCGACCACACGCCCGACATCGTCGTGACCGACGTCCGCATGCCGCCCGCCTTCCAGGACGAGGGGCTGAGGGCGGCGGTCCGGCTGCGCGCGGAGCGGCCCGGACTGCCGGTGCTCGTCCTCAGCCAGTACGTGCAGCGCGCCTACGCGGCCGAACTCCTCGACTCCGGCGACGGCACCGGCGTCGGCTATCTGCTCAAGGACCGGGTCGGCCAGGTGGAGGAGTTCGTGGACGCGCTGCGCGAGGTCGCGGCCGGCGGCACGGTCGTCGACCCGGAGGTCGTACGGCAACTGCTGCGCCGGCGCCGCGACCCGCTGGCCCGGCTCACCCCGCGCGAGCGCGAGGTGCTGGCGCTGGTGGCGGAGGGGCGGTCCAACGGTGCGATAGCCCGTCAGCTGGTGGTGTCGGAGGCGGCCGTCGGCAAGCACATCGGCGGCATCCTCACCAAGCTGGACCTGCCCCCGGCGGACGACACCCACCGCCGCGTCCTGGCGGTGCTCGCCTACCTCAGAAGCTGA